The genomic stretch CGTTCAATACCGATTTTTTCGACTTCGTCAGACGCATCACGTAGGCCTGCGGTATCGATAATGTGCAGTGGCATACCGTCAATATGGATGTGCTCACGCAGTACATCACGTGTAGTACCGGCAATGTCGGTCACAATCGCTGACTCTTTGCCAGACAGTGCATTCAATAGGCTCGATTTCCCCGCATTTGGGCGACCAGCAATTACCACCTTCATACCTTCGCGCATGATGGCACCTTGGTTGGCTTCTTGGCGCACGGCTTCCAGGTTGTCGATGATAGCCTGTAAGTCAGCACTTACTTTACCGTCAGCTAGGAAATCAATTTCTTCTTCTGGGAAGTCGATAGCCGCTTCAACATAGATTCGTAGGTGAATCAGTGAATCGACCAACGTGTTAATGCGCTTAGAGAACTCACCTTGTAGTGACTGAAGCGCTGATTTTGCCGCTTCTTCTGAACTTGCATCAATCAAGTCAGCAATCGCTTCAGCTTGGGTTAAATCCATTTTGTCGTTCAAGAAGGCACGCTCTGAGAACTCGCCTGGACGCGCAGCACGTACGCCTGAGATGGTTAGGATGCGCTTGATGAGCATGTCCATAACCACTGGGCCGCCGTGGCCTTGCAGCTCTAACACGTCTTCGCCAGTGAACGAATGTGGGTTAGGGAAGTAAAGCGCGATACCTTGGTCGAGCTCGATGCCATCGGCCGATTTAAAAGGCAGGTACTCAGCGTAGCGAGGCTTAAGTGTTTTTCCTGTTACTTCTAGGGCAACCTGAGTCGCCAATGGGCCGGAAACGCGGATAATACCGACGCCACCACGGCCGGGCGCGGTCGCTTGAGCAACAATCGT from Vibrio pomeroyi encodes the following:
- the mnmE gene encoding tRNA uridine-5-carboxymethylaminomethyl(34) synthesis GTPase MnmE; this translates as MTTDTIVAQATAPGRGGVGIIRVSGPLATQVALEVTGKTLKPRYAEYLPFKSADGIELDQGIALYFPNPHSFTGEDVLELQGHGGPVVMDMLIKRILTISGVRAARPGEFSERAFLNDKMDLTQAEAIADLIDASSEEAAKSALQSLQGEFSKRINTLVDSLIHLRIYVEAAIDFPEEEIDFLADGKVSADLQAIIDNLEAVRQEANQGAIMREGMKVVIAGRPNAGKSSLLNALSGKESAIVTDIAGTTRDVLREHIHIDGMPLHIIDTAGLRDASDEVEKIGIERAWEEIAQADRVLFMVDGTTTDATDPKDIWPDFVDRLPNNIGMTVIRNKADQTSEELGICHVNDPTLIRLSAKTGQGVDALRSHLKDCMGFAGGHEGGFMARRRHLDALERASEHLDIGQQQLEGYMAGEILAEELRITQQHLNEITGEFSSDDLLGRIFSSFCIGK